In the Diospyros lotus cultivar Yz01 chromosome 13, ASM1463336v1, whole genome shotgun sequence genome, TTCTGAAACTTACTTCCCTTTGCAGCTCTCATGTATGTTTTAGTGCCCATGCCATGTTTATTCTTTGGAGGTGGATCAACTCAATTCTTAATCAGCCGTGATGGTGGAGGGTGAGTATTTTCTTAATCTAGCATTTTTATATCACACTGTGACTTTTGTGCCTAATACCCACCTGAGGATTACTATTGGGATGGTCACATGACAAGTACTTGAAAATGCTGTGTTACTGCGAGCTTTATTTTTGTGTCAGATTCTTGTACAATTTGTGCCTCTCTTTGTGGCTCCTTTAGGTGGACCGATAGAatgttaattttgtttgtttatacatATCTGGCTCCTTTCGGTGGACCGATAGAATGTTAGTTGTGTTTTAAGTTTATACATATCTGCCCATTTGTTCCAATGATTGATACAATAAAAAGGTAATGTGATTCAcccaaagaaaggaaaatatataGAAAGCACGAAATATAAGAAAGTCGGTATGAGAACTGCATCAACTTGTCTGGATGTTTGTGATATTTTGTAGGATGAAAATAAGAGGTCATGGTCTAGTCATGACTTCAAAGTGGAGGACTTGACCGGCGCTGCTCCTAATAGTAGTAGGGAATCCACTAGGGATTAGCAAGCCTTAACTATATCAACCAATATCTATCATGCATCCATAAACAAGTAtgggaaaataataaaataaatgaggCAATCAAAACAACCGAATAACCGACTTTATACAATCTTAAATCAGAAATGACAGAATAATTTGAACAGAGAATAAATACAGTATGAAGGCAGTGAAATAATAATACATTATCCATCTAATGGCATAGTAGTGAAAGGCGCGCTTCAGGCGCAAGGCATAAGGGGGCTAGCCCCTGCGCCTTAGACCCCCAAGGCAAGGAGACCCTGAAGAGGCGCACACCTCAGGAGGGGTGAGGAGGCGCGCCTCTCAGATCtttaaattagatatatatttaaaaaaaaggaaaaaacccCAGCCCTAAGCACCCGATGGGGACAGACCCAAAGCCTTAAAAGCCTCTCTTCCTTCTTGCGACACCAGCGAGCAGtttacatttctttttcttacaaGATTGGCCGGCCAGCGACGGAAAAGGACCAGCTACCACTGAAATaggtattttttttccctttttctctctcatctcatcccccttgttctttttttcttttatttcggTTTtgcctccctccctccctctctctctctctctctcttttatttttcttctttaaaaattaaagattatcAGTATTATTAAGGGGGAAATGCTGCCGATTTTTTTTaaccttttgttttctttttcttttttttttttcaatattttgccTTTTACAACTGAGGGTATTAGTTCATCTgagttcttatatttttttttcaaaattatacgtTTTAATTTTCAGGTTTCTTTGTATAATCTTCTTCTCAATAAAAGATTAGTACTCCTCACTTAGAGATGAGGAGGAAgatattgattttgaagaagaatatgaataaaaggaagaagaggaagacttTGGAAGTGACCAATATAatttagatgatgatgatgatgattgatgatggatgttattattgttgtgtttattttcttgaatttttttgttagattatgaattgtttatgtttgaatttgatgatgaatacttgttaatttattatattttgtttttatccttttaatttccctatattttattaaattatatttttttcttggtgtGCCTCCCCTTTGCCGGGTGCACGCGTGCCTCGCGCCTCGCATCTCGGGCTCCAAGACCCCTTTGTGCACCttgcgcctttaataactatgtCTGATAGTTGGTGTAGTTCTACTGTCAGTCTATAGTCAGTGTATGTATCAGGGAGTGTGTCTACAATGTGGCCTCACGAACCCAAATGTTGATTGCGTCCTACCAAGATCATCTGCAACTGGTAAGATGAATCAACCTTGCCAACCTTGAAGTTTTCCAATCTAAAATGGTAATAGAACAGAGTAGGTTTATTGATAGAGTGAGCAGATAGGATGCACTGTGATGCGGGGGGAAACAAGTACATGAGCAAATGCAATAATTAATGCACCTGACATGAAAAGATATAACAGAAAGGATATGGGATGAGGGGGAATCAAGTTATAAATCATATCTAGAAAGAAAATGCACAGATAGGGAGCAAACAGGAAGAACAATAATCCAAAGCAGAATTAGACAAAATTGCAAAATATAAACTGAGCCACTTGTGCTGCACTACTTGTGGTTAGAAACTCCCCTGCTAACCAAGATGGAACGTGGTGCTCCATCGGCTAACATCACATGCTATTATCATACAGTGTTTTACATGCTACTCCCAGCGacatcataattttttataccTGATCAAATGAATATATGTGTACAGAGAAATATTTTCCAAGACGTGGACATCCTAGtattttcatttgaaattaTGCTTGTAAAGGATTTGTGTAATGGGTGCAATTGCAGTTTCTTTTCCTTaattgtttatttctttttgtgcTTACTGCAGCTGGGTGGATGCTGCTAAGTTCTTAACAGGGGCTTCATCAGTGGGAAGCATAGCCATTCCCATTATCCTCAGGCATGCCGGTTTGATCGGGATAGGAGCTATGTGGATcgaatttttttccttcttcataTTCGTATGCACCGTCTTGTGTTTTCATCGCGCCAgtcttgatgatgatgattggtTGTGAATATCCGGCACATCAAAGGATGACAGTAATGGGTGCCCTGTTGATCATTTTGATTTCAGTTGTAGCGCAGGTGGTTTTAAAATTCAGTTAATAGCACATATAGGAAGTGAAAACAAGAAGCAAAATTCTGCTCTGAAAAGGCTCAATTTATTTCATGTACATCTTTCGAAGCTGCTTTGACTTGTATTAAATCATTTTCTTACATTATAACGTTCTAGCTTAGAACTTGATGCTTGAATACCTAAGATTTTGTGAAGTGCTTCATCTTAGATCTCACACACTTAATTTTCTTCGAAACTAGGATTTATGGATCATTAAGGTGTAGAATTCTTGCACTATTAGGATGcctttttaattacactttaaGCCACATATTggattctctttctctctctagatgAATTCTCTCCTTAACGGAGTAATAGGAACCCATAAAATTTAACTCGAATCTCAATGGTACCAGCAATCTCATCAAGAGCGAAATGAGTACCCAGATTTtatcatatttcttttttaattttgagtttaagCTTAGTAATTTGTTGTTTTTCACCATCTAGGATTATTTTTTGGAGTAGTGTTATTTTGGCTGACAGATGAATTGATGGGCTTATTGAAAGGTgtcaaaaagattaaaatatccTCGTTCAAGTTGCAAATTTACAAAATCTGTCATTGCATGTTATtgtcttctctcttctttttcatgGTTGCTGATACAACTGTCGATCTCGATGATGCAACGACTATAGGTTAGGCAGTGACAACGAGGCAACAAGGAAGATGCAGTGACGGTAGGCAAGACGACGATGGTGAGGCAGCAAGGTGAAGGCAGCAACaacaatgaaaaatgagatgagAGAACAACATACAACGAcatattttacaaatttgtaatttgGGTGAAGGTAGTTTAATCTTTTTGACACCCTTTGATGAGCTCCTTTATACATCAGTCAGGCAAAGTagattaattcttttttttccttggggttgggagggggggggagggggtaaAAGGAGGATGTC is a window encoding:
- the LOC127788648 gene encoding vacuolar protein sorting-associated protein 55 homolog isoform X1; the protein is MFSASILLQILACALYNNWWPMLSALMYVLVPMPCLFFGGGSTQFLISRDGGGWVDAAKFLTGASSVGSIAIPIILRHAGLIGIGAMWIEFFSFFIFVCTVLCFHRASLDDDDWL
- the LOC127788648 gene encoding vacuolar protein sorting-associated protein 55 homolog isoform X2; the protein is MLSALMYVLVPMPCLFFGGGSTQFLISRDGGGWVDAAKFLTGASSVGSIAIPIILRHAGLIGIGAMWIEFFSFFIFVCTVLCFHRASLDDDDWL